In the genome of Cupriavidus taiwanensis, one region contains:
- a CDS encoding cold-shock protein, protein MQTGIVKWFNDAKGFGFIKPDAGGDDLFAHFSEIRADGFKSLQENQRVQFEVKNGPKGLQAANITPL, encoded by the coding sequence ATGCAAACCGGTATCGTCAAGTGGTTCAACGACGCCAAGGGCTTCGGCTTCATCAAGCCGGACGCGGGTGGTGACGACCTCTTCGCTCACTTCTCGGAAATCCGTGCCGACGGCTTCAAGTCGCTGCAGGAAAACCAGCGCGTGCAGTTCGAAGTCAAGAATGGCCCGAAGGGCCTGCAGGCCGCGAACATCACCCCGCTGTAA
- a CDS encoding YihY/virulence factor BrkB family protein, producing the protein MTDKTEPSSSSAADGVPPPRRHRPHWLPDRHTGARTLRVVAAAITSWFAHRAASKGAALSFYMLFSLAPILVLVISIAGLFFGAEAARGEIFAQLEGLVGDQGAAAIEGILAATHRAGGSGMAALIATGILFVGATSAFAELKSSLDDIWHVPVPDTAGWRQLLRTRLLSFSLVLVLAFMLLVSLIVNAALAVVERIWGQLWTQSWFAPVAEAISSLFSFAVVTALFAVIFKMLPNARIAWRDVTMGAVITALLFSIGKRLIGLYLGNSAVASSYGAAGSVVALMLWVYYSAQIFFFGAELTRQYALQFGSLRGKPADKLAE; encoded by the coding sequence GTGACTGACAAGACCGAACCTTCCTCATCGTCTGCCGCCGACGGCGTGCCGCCGCCCCGCCGGCACCGCCCCCACTGGCTGCCCGACCGCCACACCGGCGCGCGCACGCTGCGCGTGGTGGCCGCCGCGATCACCTCGTGGTTCGCGCACCGCGCCGCCAGCAAGGGCGCGGCGCTGTCCTTCTACATGCTGTTCTCGCTGGCGCCGATCCTGGTTCTGGTAATCTCGATCGCCGGCCTGTTCTTCGGCGCCGAGGCGGCGCGCGGCGAGATCTTCGCGCAGCTCGAAGGGCTGGTCGGCGACCAGGGCGCCGCCGCCATCGAGGGCATCCTGGCCGCGACGCACCGCGCCGGCGGCAGCGGCATGGCCGCGCTGATCGCGACCGGCATCCTGTTCGTCGGCGCCACCAGCGCCTTTGCCGAACTCAAAAGCAGCCTGGACGACATCTGGCACGTGCCGGTGCCCGACACCGCCGGCTGGCGCCAGCTGCTGCGCACGCGCCTGTTGTCGTTCAGCCTTGTGCTGGTGCTGGCCTTCATGCTGCTGGTGTCGCTGATCGTCAATGCGGCGCTGGCGGTGGTCGAGCGCATCTGGGGCCAGCTATGGACGCAGTCGTGGTTCGCTCCGGTGGCCGAAGCGATCTCTTCGCTGTTCTCGTTCGCGGTGGTGACCGCGCTGTTCGCGGTGATCTTCAAGATGCTGCCCAATGCGCGTATCGCCTGGCGCGACGTCACCATGGGCGCGGTCATCACCGCGCTGCTATTCTCGATCGGCAAGCGGCTGATCGGGCTGTACCTGGGCAACAGTGCCGTGGCCTCGTCCTATGGCGCTGCCGGCTCCGTGGTGGCGCTGATGCTGTGGGTGTATTACTCGGCACAGATCTTCTTCTTCGGCGCAGAGCTGACGCGCCAGTACGCGCTGCAGTTCGGCAGCCTGCGCGGCAAGCCGGCGGACAAGCTGGCCGAGTAG
- a CDS encoding AAA family ATPase, whose product MPAKIITVFNQKGGCGKTTVSMHLAGTLGLRGARSMLVDMDEQGTATRWAAQASDERPFPASVIGLAPSGGAMHREVRKFVQDYDYIVVDCPPAVHSAAPSSALLISDLAIIPVVPSPPDLWAAVAAKTLAQHAQVQNESLLIRVMANMVQRRVSIARQAIEILGDDGDVPLLNSMIGSRSAFRECQAIGCTVHGVAGAREAVQEVDMMVDEVLSLIEQ is encoded by the coding sequence GTGCCAGCCAAAATCATTACGGTCTTCAACCAGAAGGGCGGTTGCGGCAAGACGACGGTCAGCATGCATCTTGCCGGCACGCTGGGTCTGCGCGGTGCGCGTTCGATGCTGGTCGACATGGACGAGCAAGGCACGGCCACCCGATGGGCGGCCCAGGCCAGCGACGAGCGGCCATTCCCGGCCTCGGTCATCGGGCTGGCGCCCTCCGGCGGCGCCATGCACCGCGAGGTTCGCAAATTCGTCCAGGATTATGACTACATCGTTGTGGATTGCCCGCCGGCAGTCCATTCGGCGGCGCCATCCAGCGCGTTGCTGATTTCCGACCTCGCCATCATTCCGGTCGTGCCGTCGCCGCCCGACCTGTGGGCGGCGGTGGCCGCCAAGACGCTGGCCCAGCACGCGCAGGTCCAGAACGAATCGCTGCTGATCCGCGTCATGGCCAATATGGTCCAGCGCCGGGTGTCTATTGCCCGCCAGGCGATCGAAATTCTTGGCGATGATGGCGACGTCCCGCTGTTGAATTCGATGATCGGCTCGCGTTCGGCATTTCGCGAATGCCAGGCGATCGGCTGCACCGTCCATGGCGTGGCTGGTGCGCGCGAGGCGGTGCAGGAGGTCGACATGATGGTCGATGAAGTGTTGTCTTTGATTGAGCAATAG
- a CDS encoding replication protein RepA: MPIKRSPAATGDRSVLDLDAEPSRIIVPGNENNLVPSEKFQRLFDEAQAMEREDAWQSGEVGFLSRASVQVTLPYRAPKGAPPVWTRTSGNISLMIQPGYFTQQRSERAANGRQKLVSETVSLGYPYGSYPRLMLAWIGKEIMAKKKRGEFTGTVEDRRISLGNSLSEFMYNLGIPMATGGKRGTMTLVRQQMIRLFSATIAIVQNKSTPSQNQNPNHEPLSIDRVGYLLADQLSTWWDPMQPGQGSMFESFVVLSEPFFNELVNRPVPVDMRALKALKQSPFALDVYSWLTYRFFTIQRRTEIPWEALQMQFGTETESERKFRALFRKALKDVLVVYPGAKVDADSSKALILQPSRTSVRKLG, translated from the coding sequence ATGCCCATCAAACGCTCCCCGGCCGCCACGGGGGATCGAAGCGTCCTCGACCTGGACGCCGAACCCTCCCGCATCATTGTTCCCGGCAACGAGAACAACCTGGTTCCGTCCGAGAAATTCCAGCGCCTGTTCGACGAAGCGCAGGCCATGGAGCGCGAAGACGCCTGGCAAAGCGGCGAGGTCGGCTTCCTCAGCCGCGCCAGCGTCCAGGTCACGCTGCCATACCGCGCGCCCAAGGGCGCGCCGCCGGTCTGGACCCGCACCAGCGGCAATATCTCGCTGATGATCCAGCCGGGCTATTTCACGCAGCAACGCTCCGAGCGCGCCGCCAATGGCCGCCAGAAGCTGGTGTCGGAGACGGTGTCGCTGGGATACCCGTATGGCTCCTATCCGCGCCTGATGCTGGCCTGGATCGGCAAGGAGATCATGGCGAAGAAAAAGCGCGGCGAATTCACCGGCACGGTGGAAGACCGACGTATCTCGCTTGGCAATTCGCTGTCGGAGTTCATGTACAACCTCGGCATCCCGATGGCCACCGGGGGCAAGCGCGGCACCATGACGCTGGTACGCCAGCAGATGATCCGCCTGTTCTCGGCGACCATTGCCATCGTGCAGAACAAGTCCACGCCGAGCCAGAACCAGAATCCCAACCACGAGCCGCTCTCGATCGATCGCGTGGGCTACCTGCTGGCCGACCAGCTGTCGACCTGGTGGGATCCGATGCAGCCCGGACAAGGATCGATGTTCGAGAGCTTCGTGGTGCTGTCCGAGCCGTTCTTCAACGAGCTGGTCAACCGGCCGGTGCCGGTGGACATGCGCGCGCTGAAGGCCCTCAAGCAGTCTCCCTTCGCGCTCGACGTGTATTCGTGGCTGACTTATCGGTTCTTTACGATTCAGCGCCGCACCGAGATCCCGTGGGAAGCCCTGCAGATGCAGTTCGGCACGGAAACCGAAAGCGAACGCAAGTTCCGGGCACTGTTCCGCAAGGCGCTGAAAGACGTGCTGGTGGTCTACCCCGGTGCCAAGGTGGACGCCGATTCGTCCAAGGCGCTGATCCTGCAGCCGTCGCGCACGAGCGTGCGCAAGCTGGGCTGA
- a CDS encoding cold-shock protein: protein MATGTVKWFNETKGFGFITPDDGGADLFAHFSEIQGSGFKTLKDGQRVTFEVKQGPKGLQASAIKPA, encoded by the coding sequence ATGGCAACCGGTACGGTCAAGTGGTTCAACGAGACCAAGGGCTTTGGCTTCATTACCCCGGACGACGGTGGTGCAGATCTGTTCGCGCACTTCTCGGAGATCCAGGGCTCGGGCTTCAAGACCCTGAAGGACGGGCAGCGCGTGACGTTTGAAGTCAAGCAAGGCCCGAAGGGCCTGCAGGCTTCGGCCATCAAGCCGGCCTGA
- a CDS encoding sigma-54 dependent transcriptional regulator, translating into MDRLCKAPRTAQLVVVSRHEDFGFDPSVIGTEWEIRRVAQVRDAERTVRACPPTAGVIDLQSDYSEAEFTQLEQALQYLHITWVAITSDAMLANERVRRMIRDYCVDYVRLPFSMPELLYTLRHARGMASLHGTRPQESASRGTMIGECAAMRAMFRSLAKVAHNEAPVFISGESGTGKELAAQAIHDASSRRKGPFIAINCGAIPSHLVQSELFGYEKGAFTGANQRKIGWIEQAEGGTLFLDEIGDLPLESQVALLRFLQQGTITRLGGHQSIPLNLRIISATHVDLVAAQGDGRFRSDLFHRLCVLTLSIPALRERGEDILLLANAVLAEHGHEAHRRIRGFSACATQAMMQYAWPGNVRELINRVRRAIVMTDNRKITAEDLQLHNGAELPRKTLDAIREEAEREAIRTVMASHGFHVVPAARELNVSRVTLYRLMHKHNIRVESHASAGE; encoded by the coding sequence ATGGACCGACTGTGCAAGGCGCCACGCACTGCACAGCTCGTGGTCGTGTCGCGTCATGAAGATTTTGGTTTCGACCCGTCCGTGATCGGCACGGAATGGGAAATCCGCCGTGTCGCGCAGGTCCGCGATGCCGAGCGCACGGTGCGCGCCTGCCCGCCCACGGCCGGCGTGATCGACCTGCAGTCCGACTACAGCGAGGCCGAGTTCACGCAGCTGGAACAGGCGCTGCAGTACCTGCATATCACGTGGGTGGCGATCACCTCCGATGCGATGCTGGCCAACGAGCGCGTACGGCGGATGATCCGCGACTATTGCGTCGACTACGTGCGCCTGCCGTTCTCGATGCCGGAGTTGCTGTACACGCTGCGGCATGCGCGCGGCATGGCGTCGCTGCACGGCACGCGCCCGCAGGAAAGCGCGTCGCGCGGCACCATGATCGGCGAATGCGCGGCGATGCGGGCGATGTTCCGCTCGCTCGCCAAGGTGGCGCACAACGAGGCGCCGGTGTTTATCTCGGGCGAGTCCGGCACCGGCAAGGAACTGGCCGCGCAGGCGATCCACGATGCCTCGAGCCGGCGCAAGGGCCCGTTCATCGCCATCAACTGCGGTGCCATTCCCTCGCACCTGGTGCAGTCAGAGCTGTTCGGCTATGAAAAGGGCGCGTTTACCGGGGCCAACCAGCGCAAGATCGGCTGGATCGAACAGGCCGAGGGCGGCACGCTGTTTCTCGACGAAATCGGCGACCTTCCGCTCGAAAGCCAGGTGGCGCTGCTGCGCTTCCTGCAGCAGGGCACGATCACGCGGCTGGGCGGCCATCAGTCGATCCCGCTCAACCTGCGCATCATCTCGGCCACGCACGTGGACCTGGTGGCGGCGCAGGGCGACGGGCGCTTCCGTTCGGACCTGTTCCACCGGCTGTGCGTGCTGACGCTGTCGATCCCGGCGCTGCGCGAGCGCGGCGAGGACATCCTGCTGCTGGCCAATGCAGTGCTGGCCGAGCACGGCCACGAGGCGCACCGTCGCATCCGCGGGTTCTCCGCGTGCGCGACGCAGGCGATGATGCAGTACGCCTGGCCGGGCAATGTGCGCGAACTGATCAACCGCGTGCGCCGCGCCATCGTGATGACCGACAACCGCAAGATCACCGCCGAAGACCTGCAGCTGCACAACGGCGCCGAGCTGCCGCGCAAGACCCTCGATGCGATTCGCGAAGAGGCCGAGCGCGAAGCGATCCGCACCGTGATGGCCAGCCACGGCTTTCACGTGGTGCCGGCCGCGCGCGAGCTCAACGTGTCGCGCGTGACCCTGTACCGGCTCATGCACAAGCACAACATCCGGGTGGAGAGCCACGCCTCGGCGGGGGAGTAG
- a CDS encoding peptide chain release factor 3, with protein MSSLVPEIARRRTFAIISHPDAGKTTLTEKLLWFGGAIQVAGEVRARKADRHATSDWMELEKQRGISVTSSVMQFPYRRDSADGKAQENIVNLLDTPGHEDFSEDTYRTLTAVDSAVMVIDSVNGVEAQTIKLLNVCRLRDTPILTFINKLDREGRSPIELLDEIEDVLQIQCAPMTWPIGMGKAFRGVYHLIDDKVQLFDPHGDKGTSAILDGLDNPELDRILGSQAEELRIEIELVRGASHTFDKEAFLNGKQTPVYFGSAINNFGVQSLLDALCELSPPPLARNTDSRVVEPQEPKFTGFVFKIQANMDPRHRDRIAFVRVCSGRFERGMKLLHVSAGKTVAINNAITFMAQDRNTTEEAYAGDIIGVPNHGTIRLGDVFTEGEPLKFTGIPSFAPEFFRRARLNNPLKVKQLQKGLQQLAEEGATQMFRPLASNDLVLGAVGILQFDVVAHRLEHEYGVDAIFESHECATARWLKGTPAEIEKLIAKAGHNVALDGAGDHVYLAPSMVNLRLTQERFPELQFLETREIV; from the coding sequence GTGAGCTCGCTCGTTCCTGAAATTGCGCGTCGTCGCACCTTCGCCATCATCTCCCACCCCGACGCGGGCAAGACCACCCTGACCGAAAAGCTGCTGTGGTTCGGCGGCGCGATCCAGGTCGCGGGCGAAGTGCGGGCGCGCAAGGCGGACCGCCATGCCACCTCGGACTGGATGGAGCTGGAAAAGCAGCGCGGCATTTCGGTGACGTCGTCGGTGATGCAGTTCCCCTACCGACGCGACAGCGCGGACGGCAAGGCGCAGGAGAACATCGTCAACCTGCTCGACACCCCCGGCCACGAGGACTTCTCCGAAGACACCTACCGCACGCTGACGGCGGTGGACTCGGCGGTGATGGTGATCGACTCGGTCAACGGCGTGGAAGCGCAGACCATCAAGCTGCTGAACGTCTGCCGGCTGCGCGACACCCCCATCCTCACCTTCATCAACAAGCTCGACCGCGAAGGCCGCTCGCCGATCGAACTGCTCGATGAAATCGAGGACGTGCTGCAGATCCAGTGCGCGCCCATGACGTGGCCGATCGGCATGGGCAAGGCCTTCCGCGGCGTGTACCACCTGATCGACGACAAGGTGCAGCTGTTCGACCCGCACGGCGACAAGGGCACCTCCGCGATCCTCGACGGCCTGGACAATCCGGAGCTGGACCGCATCCTCGGCAGCCAGGCCGAAGAGCTGCGCATCGAGATCGAGCTGGTGCGCGGGGCCTCGCATACCTTCGACAAGGAGGCCTTCCTCAACGGCAAGCAGACGCCGGTGTACTTCGGTTCGGCCATCAACAACTTCGGCGTGCAGTCGCTGCTGGATGCGCTGTGCGAACTGTCGCCGCCGCCGCTGGCGCGCAACACGGATTCGCGCGTGGTCGAGCCGCAGGAGCCCAAGTTCACCGGCTTCGTGTTCAAGATCCAGGCCAACATGGATCCGCGCCACCGCGACCGCATTGCCTTCGTGCGGGTGTGCTCGGGCCGCTTCGAGCGCGGCATGAAGCTGCTGCACGTTTCGGCAGGCAAGACCGTGGCGATCAACAACGCCATCACCTTCATGGCGCAGGACCGCAACACCACCGAAGAGGCCTACGCTGGCGACATCATCGGCGTGCCCAACCACGGCACCATCCGCCTGGGCGATGTCTTCACCGAAGGCGAGCCGCTCAAGTTCACCGGCATCCCGTCGTTCGCGCCGGAATTCTTCCGTCGCGCGCGCCTGAACAACCCGCTCAAGGTCAAGCAGCTGCAGAAGGGCTTGCAGCAACTGGCGGAAGAGGGCGCCACGCAGATGTTCCGCCCGCTGGCGTCCAACGACCTGGTGCTGGGGGCCGTGGGTATCCTGCAGTTCGACGTAGTGGCGCACCGGCTGGAGCATGAGTACGGCGTCGACGCCATCTTCGAATCGCATGAATGCGCCACCGCGCGCTGGCTCAAGGGCACGCCGGCCGAGATCGAGAAGCTGATCGCCAAGGCCGGGCATAACGTGGCGCTGGACGGTGCCGGCGACCATGTCTACCTGGCGCCGAGCATGGTCAACCTGCGGCTGACGCAGGAACGGTTCCCGGAGCTGCAGTTCCTGGAGACGCGCGAGATCGTCTGA
- a CDS encoding NCS2 family permease — translation MSMPDPASKPGTSTPAAPHAAPSLLERVFRLREHHTNIRTEILAGITTFLTMAYIIFVNPSILGDAGMPKDAVFVATCVAAAIGTLIMGFYANYPIALAPGMGLNAYFAYTVVKGMGFPWEAALGAVFISGCLFLLVTLFRVREMIVNGIPHSIRVAITAGIGLFLAIVALKNAGIVTASPATLVTIGDLHQPSAVLAIVGFFVIVALDHLRVKGAILIGILLTTLLSFAFAGNTFHGVFSAPPSLSPTLFKLDITAALSIGIINVVLVFFLVELFDATGTLMGVANRAGLLKAGKMDRLNKALMADSTAIMAGSFLGTSSTTAYIESASGVQAGGRTGLTAVTVAVLFLAALFIAPLAGTVPAYATAPALLYVSCLMLRELLEIDWNDVTEVVPAVMTALGMPFTYSVANGVAFGFISYAALKLLTGRARSVPVMVWIIAVVFVFKFYYLPGH, via the coding sequence ATGTCGATGCCGGATCCCGCTTCCAAGCCGGGCACGTCCACCCCCGCAGCGCCCCACGCCGCACCGTCGCTGCTCGAGCGGGTATTCAGGCTGCGCGAGCACCATACCAATATCCGTACCGAGATCCTGGCCGGCATCACCACGTTCCTGACGATGGCGTACATCATCTTCGTCAATCCCTCCATCCTCGGCGATGCGGGCATGCCCAAGGACGCGGTGTTCGTTGCCACCTGCGTGGCCGCGGCGATCGGCACGCTGATCATGGGCTTCTACGCCAACTATCCGATCGCGCTGGCGCCCGGCATGGGCCTGAACGCGTATTTTGCGTACACCGTGGTCAAGGGCATGGGCTTCCCGTGGGAAGCGGCACTGGGCGCGGTCTTTATCTCGGGCTGCCTGTTTTTGCTGGTGACGCTGTTCCGCGTGCGCGAGATGATCGTCAATGGCATTCCGCATTCGATCCGCGTGGCGATCACCGCGGGCATCGGCCTATTCCTGGCCATCGTTGCGCTGAAGAACGCCGGCATCGTCACCGCGAGCCCGGCCACGCTGGTGACCATCGGTGACCTGCACCAGCCTTCGGCGGTGCTGGCGATCGTCGGCTTCTTCGTGATCGTGGCGCTGGACCACCTGCGCGTGAAGGGGGCCATCCTGATCGGCATCCTGCTCACCACGCTGCTGAGCTTCGCCTTCGCCGGCAACACCTTCCACGGTGTCTTTTCCGCGCCGCCGTCGCTGAGCCCGACGCTGTTCAAGCTCGATATCACCGCGGCCTTGTCGATCGGCATCATCAACGTGGTGCTGGTGTTCTTCCTGGTCGAGCTGTTCGATGCGACCGGCACGCTGATGGGCGTGGCCAACCGCGCGGGACTGCTCAAGGCCGGCAAGATGGACCGGCTCAACAAGGCGCTGATGGCCGACAGCACCGCCATCATGGCGGGCTCGTTCCTCGGCACCTCGTCCACCACCGCGTATATCGAAAGCGCCTCGGGCGTGCAGGCGGGCGGACGTACCGGCCTGACCGCGGTGACGGTGGCCGTGCTGTTTCTCGCGGCACTGTTCATCGCGCCGCTGGCGGGAACGGTGCCGGCCTATGCCACCGCGCCGGCGCTGCTGTATGTGTCGTGCCTGATGTTGCGCGAACTGCTGGAGATCGACTGGAATGACGTCACCGAGGTGGTGCCCGCGGTGATGACGGCGCTGGGCATGCCCTTCACCTATTCCGTCGCCAACGGCGTGGCGTTCGGGTTTATCAGCTATGCGGCGCTCAAGCTGCTGACGGGACGCGCGCGCAGCGTGCCGGTGATGGTGTGGATCATTGCCGTCGTGTTCGTCTTCAAGTTCTATTACCTTCCGGGGCACTGA
- a CDS encoding TonB-dependent receptor family protein has translation MQPAFRLTGGAIGAALLFAQIAAMPAHAAEPASATPATATAANTEATLNTVTVVGNWLENANEAKVLEHPGARTIVDRETFAEAGANNVREVLRRIPGVQVQENNGTGGSDVSLNVGVRGLASRLSPRSTILMDGVPLAVAPYGQPQLSMAPLSLGNLETIDVVRGAGSVRYGPQNVGGIINFVTRPIPATFAADASVSTDIYSHGGNVKTNPTAFIGGTNEQGLGGALLYSGIHGNGYRASNDHVNIDDLLLKGAYRISKTDSLSAAFHYYEGKAGMPGGLTPAQYAADPFQSVRPYDNFSGRRHDFSLKYSHNDADRKFEVLTYYTDSFRGSNIEQEGTGAQAGRRRLTAAPRNYHTFAVEPRYSQLFRGDSMSHEVSVGYRFLREASDEQASRTAFYVPGSIDATTLPSPVYQWRTGGTTANAVYIDDTINVGNWTITPGLRYEFIRSYVTDNFSGVRRDVSSNEPLPSLAVMYHVSDQWKLFANAGVSFGPLQYFQIAQTTNGLTPEKAKTYEIGTHFNANGWGGELTLFNIDFDDELQLRGGTAGAPDAWTNLGATTHRGVESSLRYDFGALDKSLMGLSAYATYTYTEATYNQGNFAGRDLPFYSRHVATVGMRYARNRWSFNVDGFAQSKQHSPGDPSNSTTYQTAESANGALGDIPGYALMNLRVGYDFGKAAQNLKLAVGVKNVFDKRYFTRSTDNNAGKYVGMPRTFYIQASLAY, from the coding sequence TTGCAGCCCGCTTTCCGCCTGACCGGGGGTGCCATCGGCGCCGCCCTGCTGTTCGCCCAGATCGCCGCGATGCCGGCCCACGCCGCCGAACCGGCTTCCGCAACGCCCGCCACTGCCACCGCCGCCAATACCGAAGCCACGCTGAACACGGTCACCGTGGTGGGCAACTGGCTGGAAAACGCCAATGAGGCCAAGGTGCTGGAGCATCCGGGCGCGCGTACCATCGTCGACCGCGAGACCTTCGCCGAAGCCGGCGCCAACAATGTGCGCGAAGTGCTGCGCCGCATTCCCGGCGTGCAGGTGCAGGAGAACAACGGCACCGGCGGCAGCGATGTCTCGCTCAACGTGGGCGTGCGCGGGCTGGCCTCGCGGCTGTCGCCGCGCTCGACCATCCTGATGGACGGCGTCCCGCTGGCGGTGGCGCCCTACGGCCAGCCGCAGCTGTCGATGGCGCCTTTGTCGCTGGGCAACCTCGAGACCATCGACGTGGTGCGCGGCGCGGGCTCGGTGCGCTACGGCCCGCAGAACGTGGGTGGCATCATCAACTTCGTGACGCGCCCGATCCCCGCGACCTTCGCCGCCGATGCCTCGGTCTCGACCGACATCTACAGCCACGGCGGCAACGTCAAGACCAACCCGACCGCATTCATCGGCGGCACCAACGAGCAGGGGCTGGGCGGCGCGCTGCTGTACTCGGGCATCCACGGCAACGGCTACCGCGCCAGCAACGACCACGTCAATATCGACGACCTGCTGCTGAAGGGCGCGTACCGGATCTCGAAGACCGACTCGCTCAGCGCCGCCTTCCACTACTACGAAGGCAAGGCCGGCATGCCCGGCGGCCTGACGCCGGCGCAGTACGCGGCCGACCCGTTCCAGTCGGTGCGCCCCTACGACAACTTCAGCGGGCGGCGCCACGACTTCAGCCTGAAATACAGCCACAACGACGCCGACCGCAAGTTCGAGGTGCTGACCTACTACACCGACAGCTTCCGCGGCAGCAATATCGAGCAGGAAGGCACCGGCGCGCAGGCCGGCCGGCGCCGCCTGACCGCGGCCCCGCGCAACTACCATACCTTTGCGGTCGAGCCGCGCTACTCGCAGCTGTTCCGCGGCGACAGCATGAGCCATGAGGTCAGCGTCGGCTACCGCTTCCTGCGCGAAGCCAGCGACGAGCAGGCATCGCGCACCGCGTTCTATGTGCCGGGTTCGATCGATGCCACCACGCTGCCCTCGCCGGTCTACCAGTGGCGCACCGGCGGCACCACCGCCAACGCGGTCTATATCGACGACACCATCAACGTCGGCAACTGGACCATCACCCCCGGGCTGCGCTATGAGTTCATCCGCTCGTACGTGACCGACAACTTCAGCGGTGTGCGCCGCGACGTGTCTTCCAACGAGCCGCTGCCGTCGCTGGCGGTGATGTACCACGTCAGCGACCAGTGGAAGCTGTTTGCCAACGCCGGCGTGTCGTTCGGCCCGCTGCAGTATTTCCAGATCGCGCAGACCACCAACGGGCTGACGCCGGAAAAGGCCAAGACCTACGAGATCGGCACGCATTTCAACGCCAATGGCTGGGGCGGCGAGCTGACGTTGTTCAACATCGACTTCGACGACGAACTGCAGCTGCGCGGCGGCACCGCCGGCGCACCGGATGCATGGACCAACCTCGGCGCCACCACCCACCGCGGCGTCGAATCGTCGCTGCGCTATGACTTCGGCGCGCTCGACAAGTCTTTGATGGGCCTGTCGGCCTACGCCACCTACACCTACACCGAAGCCACCTACAACCAGGGCAACTTTGCCGGGCGCGACCTGCCGTTCTATTCGCGCCACGTGGCCACGGTGGGCATGCGCTACGCGCGCAACCGCTGGTCGTTCAATGTCGACGGCTTTGCGCAGTCCAAGCAGCATTCGCCGGGCGACCCGAGCAATTCGACCACCTACCAGACCGCGGAAAGCGCCAATGGCGCGCTGGGCGATATCCCGGGCTATGCGCTGATGAACCTGCGCGTGGGCTATGACTTCGGCAAGGCCGCGCAGAACCTGAAGCTGGCCGTGGGCGTGAAGAACGTGTTCGACAAGCGCTATTTCACCCGCTCGACCGACAACAATGCCGGCAAGTATGTGGGCATGCCGCGGACGTTCTATATCCAGGCGTCGCTGGCGTATTGA
- a CDS encoding ParB/RepB/Spo0J family partition protein gives MATKLKSLKAGMLAGMAAEKSRNDTMDRFARAEAAISQHPNGLLQGRGAAETPPGFSAESLDDVAAGRQLIRIPLTQLHDNPLNARRIYDPAVVQERAASIATHGQKTPGLAAPDPARPGHYILIDGHYRKRALASAGKLEMECFVENDLSDLDFYRLSFMLNEQRSDQSALDNAIAWRQLLDEGKVQKEEEICELTGISAGTVNKTLALLRLPESVLGVMRECPSAIGIAAGYELTLYFKLAGEERTRELAGRIIHDGLSSREVEAIRKQAQEGKARKVKEISRQYKIRTDSGQLLGTIKEWDSGRVMLDVQLTDRSAREALVEALKSRFGLDKTLL, from the coding sequence ATGGCTACCAAACTAAAAAGCCTGAAGGCCGGCATGCTTGCCGGCATGGCGGCCGAGAAGAGCCGGAACGATACGATGGACCGCTTCGCGCGGGCGGAAGCGGCCATTTCCCAGCATCCCAACGGCCTGCTGCAGGGCAGGGGGGCTGCCGAAACGCCGCCCGGTTTCAGCGCTGAAAGTCTCGACGACGTCGCCGCGGGCCGGCAGCTGATCCGGATTCCACTGACGCAGCTGCATGACAATCCGCTGAATGCGCGCCGCATCTACGATCCTGCCGTTGTGCAGGAGCGGGCCGCGTCCATCGCCACGCATGGCCAGAAGACGCCGGGCCTGGCGGCGCCGGATCCGGCGCGCCCGGGCCACTACATCCTGATCGACGGTCATTACCGCAAGCGAGCCCTGGCATCCGCCGGCAAGCTCGAAATGGAATGTTTTGTCGAGAACGACCTGAGTGACCTGGATTTCTACCGCCTGTCGTTCATGCTGAACGAGCAGCGCTCGGACCAGTCCGCGCTCGACAATGCCATTGCCTGGCGCCAGCTGCTCGATGAAGGCAAAGTCCAGAAGGAAGAGGAGATCTGCGAGCTGACCGGCATTTCCGCGGGCACCGTGAACAAGACCCTCGCGTTGCTGCGCCTGCCGGAGTCGGTGCTGGGCGTGATGCGTGAATGCCCGAGCGCGATCGGCATCGCCGCGGGCTACGAGCTGACGCTGTACTTCAAGCTGGCGGGGGAAGAGCGGACCCGCGAACTGGCGGGACGCATCATCCACGACGGGCTGTCCAGCCGCGAGGTCGAGGCGATCCGCAAGCAGGCGCAGGAAGGCAAGGCACGCAAGGTCAAGGAGATCAGCCGCCAGTACAAGATCCGCACTGACAGCGGCCAGCTGCTCGGCACGATCAAGGAATGGGATTCCGGACGCGTGATGCTGGACGTGCAACTGACCGACCGCAGTGCGCGCGAGGCGCTGGTTGAAGCTTTGAAGTCTCGCTTCGGACTCGACAAGACGTTGCTTTGA